A single window of Streptomyces sp. NBC_00464 DNA harbors:
- the rpoB gene encoding DNA-directed RNA polymerase subunit beta, giving the protein MAASRNASTANTNNGASTAPLRISFAKIKEPLEVPNLLALQTESFDWLLGNAAWKARVEAALDSGQDVPTKSGLEEIFEEISPIEDFSGSMSLTFRDHRFEPPKNSIDECKERDFTFAAPLFVTAEFTNNETGEIKSQTVFMGDFPLMTNKGTFVINGTERVVVSQLVRSPGVYFDSSIDKTSDKDIFSAKIIPSRGAWLEMEIDKRDMVGVRIDRKRKQSVTVLLKALGWTTEQILEEFGEYESMRATLEKDHTQGQDDALLDIYRKLRPGEPPTREAAQTLLENLYFNPKRYDLAKVGRYKVNKKLGADEPLDAGVLTSDDIIATIKYLVKLHAGETETVGESGREIVVETDDIDHFGNRRLRNVGELIQNQVRTGLARMERVVRERMTTQDVEAITPQTLINIRPVVASIKEFFGTSQLSQFMDQNNPLSGLTHKRRLSALGPGGLSRERAGFEVRDVHPSHYGRMCPIETPEGPNIGLIGSLASYGRVNAFGFIETPYRKVVDGQVTDEVDYVTADEEDRYVIAQANATLSDELRFTEPRVLVRRRGGEVDYVPGTEVDYMDVSPRQMVSVATAMIPFLEHDDANRALMGANMMRQAVPLIKSEAPLVGTGMEYRCATDAGDVLKAEKDGVVQEVSADYITVTNDDGTYTTYRIAKFMRSNQGTSVNQKVVVSEGDRVVAEQVLADGPATENGEMALGKNLLVAFMPWEGHNYEDAIILSQRLVQDDVLSSIHIEEHEVDARDTKLGPEEITRDIPNVSEEVLADLDERGIIRIGAEVTAGDILVGKVTPKGETELTPEERLLRAIFGEKAREVRDTSLKVPHGEIGKIIGVRVFDREEGDELPPGVNQLVRVYVAQKRKITDGDKLAGRHGNKGVISKILPIEDMPFLEDGTPVDIILNPLGVPSRMNPGQVLEIHLGWLASRGWDVSGLGDEWAKRLQTIGADQVAPGTNVATPVFDGAREDEITGLFQATIPNRDGDRLVQPSGKANLFDGRSGEPFPEPVSVGFMYILKLHHLVDDKLHARSTGPYSMITQQPLGGKAQFGGQRFGEMEVWALEAYGAAYALQELLTIKSDDVTGRVKVYEAIVKGENIPEPGIPESFKVLIKEMQSLCLNVEVLSSDGMSIEMRDTDEDVFRAAEELGIDLSRREPSSVEEV; this is encoded by the coding sequence TTGGCCGCCTCGCGCAACGCCTCGACCGCGAATACGAACAACGGTGCCAGCACCGCCCCGCTGCGCATCTCTTTTGCAAAGATCAAGGAGCCCCTCGAGGTTCCGAACCTCCTCGCGCTGCAGACCGAGAGCTTTGACTGGCTCCTCGGTAATGCCGCCTGGAAGGCTCGCGTCGAGGCTGCTCTGGACAGTGGACAAGACGTCCCCACCAAGTCCGGCCTGGAGGAGATCTTCGAGGAGATCTCACCGATCGAGGACTTCTCCGGGTCGATGTCGCTTACGTTCCGCGACCACCGCTTCGAGCCCCCGAAGAACTCGATCGACGAGTGCAAGGAGCGCGACTTCACGTTCGCCGCCCCGCTCTTCGTCACGGCCGAGTTCACCAACAACGAGACCGGCGAGATCAAGTCCCAGACGGTCTTCATGGGCGATTTCCCGCTCATGACCAACAAGGGCACCTTCGTCATCAACGGCACCGAGCGTGTCGTCGTGTCGCAGCTGGTCCGCTCGCCGGGTGTCTACTTCGACTCCTCGATCGACAAGACGTCCGACAAGGACATCTTCTCCGCCAAGATCATCCCGTCCCGGGGTGCCTGGCTGGAGATGGAGATCGACAAGCGCGACATGGTCGGTGTCCGCATCGACCGCAAGCGCAAGCAGTCCGTCACCGTTCTCCTGAAGGCTCTCGGTTGGACCACCGAGCAGATCCTCGAGGAGTTCGGCGAGTACGAGTCGATGCGCGCCACCCTGGAGAAGGACCACACCCAGGGCCAGGACGACGCGCTGCTCGACATCTACCGCAAGCTGCGCCCCGGCGAGCCGCCGACGCGCGAGGCTGCTCAGACGCTGCTCGAGAACCTCTACTTCAACCCGAAGCGCTACGACCTCGCGAAGGTCGGCCGCTACAAGGTGAACAAGAAGCTCGGCGCGGATGAGCCGCTCGACGCCGGTGTCCTCACCAGCGACGACATCATCGCGACCATCAAGTACCTGGTGAAGCTGCACGCCGGGGAGACCGAGACGGTCGGCGAGTCCGGCCGGGAGATCGTCGTCGAGACCGACGACATCGACCACTTCGGCAACCGTCGTCTGCGTAACGTCGGCGAGCTCATCCAGAACCAGGTCCGCACGGGTCTGGCTCGTATGGAGCGCGTCGTGCGTGAGCGGATGACGACTCAGGACGTCGAGGCGATCACGCCGCAGACCCTGATCAACATCCGGCCGGTCGTCGCCTCCATCAAGGAGTTCTTCGGCACCAGCCAGCTGTCGCAGTTCATGGACCAGAACAACCCGCTGTCGGGTCTCACCCACAAGCGCCGTCTGTCGGCTCTTGGCCCGGGTGGTCTGTCCCGTGAGCGGGCCGGCTTCGAGGTCCGTGACGTGCACCCGTCCCACTACGGACGCATGTGCCCGATCGAGACCCCTGAAGGCCCGAACATCGGTCTGATCGGTTCGCTCGCCTCGTACGGCCGCGTCAACGCGTTCGGCTTCATCGAGACGCCGTACCGCAAGGTCGTCGACGGCCAGGTCACCGACGAGGTCGACTACGTCACGGCCGACGAGGAAGACCGTTACGTCATCGCCCAGGCGAACGCGACGCTCTCCGACGAGCTGCGCTTCACCGAGCCCCGCGTCCTGGTCCGCCGTCGTGGCGGAGAGGTCGACTACGTGCCCGGCACCGAAGTCGACTACATGGACGTCTCGCCGCGCCAGATGGTGTCCGTCGCCACCGCGATGATCCCGTTCCTGGAGCACGACGACGCCAACCGTGCCCTCATGGGCGCGAACATGATGCGTCAGGCGGTGCCGCTGATCAAGTCGGAGGCCCCGCTCGTCGGCACCGGCATGGAGTACCGCTGCGCCACCGACGCCGGTGACGTGCTGAAGGCCGAGAAGGACGGTGTGGTCCAGGAGGTCTCCGCGGACTACATCACCGTGACCAACGATGACGGTACGTACACCACGTACCGCATCGCGAAGTTCATGCGCTCCAACCAGGGCACCTCGGTCAACCAGAAGGTCGTCGTCTCCGAGGGCGACCGGGTTGTCGCCGAACAGGTACTCGCCGACGGTCCGGCCACCGAGAACGGTGAGATGGCCCTCGGTAAGAACCTGCTCGTGGCGTTCATGCCGTGGGAGGGTCACAACTACGAGGACGCGATCATTCTTTCGCAGCGCCTCGTGCAGGACGACGTCCTCTCCTCGATTCACATCGAGGAGCACGAGGTCGACGCCCGTGACACCAAGCTCGGCCCGGAGGAGATCACCCGGGACATCCCGAACGTCTCCGAAGAGGTCCTCGCGGACCTCGACGAGCGCGGCATCATCCGTATCGGTGCCGAGGTCACGGCCGGTGACATCCTCGTCGGCAAGGTCACGCCCAAGGGCGAGACCGAGCTGACCCCCGAGGAGCGCCTGCTCCGCGCGATCTTCGGTGAGAAGGCGCGCGAGGTGCGCGACACCTCGCTGAAGGTGCCGCACGGCGAGATCGGCAAGATCATCGGCGTCCGCGTCTTCGACCGCGAAGAGGGCGACGAGCTGCCGCCGGGCGTGAACCAGCTGGTCCGCGTCTACGTCGCGCAGAAGCGCAAGATCACCGATGGTGACAAGCTCGCCGGCCGTCACGGCAACAAGGGCGTCATCTCGAAGATCCTGCCGATCGAGGACATGCCGTTCCTGGAGGACGGCACCCCGGTCGACATCATCCTCAACCCGCTGGGTGTCCCGTCCCGAATGAACCCGGGACAGGTCCTGGAGATCCACCTCGGCTGGCTCGCCAGCCGCGGTTGGGACGTCTCCGGCCTCGGTGACGAGTGGGCCAAGCGCCTGCAGACCATCGGCGCCGACCAGGTCGCCCCCGGCACCAACGTCGCGACCCCCGTCTTCGACGGCGCCCGCGAGGACGAGATCACCGGCCTGTTCCAGGCCACGATCCCGAACCGCGACGGCGACCGGCTGGTCCAGCCCTCGGGCAAGGCCAACCTGTTCGACGGCCGTTCCGGCGAGCCCTTCCCGGAGCCGGTCTCGGTCGGCTTCATGTACATCCTCAAGCTCCACCACCTCGTCGACGACAAGCTGCACGCTCGTTCGACGGGTCCGTACTCCATGATCACCCAGCAGCCGCTGGGTGGTAAGGCACAGTTCGGTGGACAGCGCTTCGGTGAAATGGAGGTGTGGGCCCTTGAAGCTTATGGTGCCGCTTACGCCCTCCAGGAGCTGCTGACGATCAAGTCCGACGACGTGACCGGCCGCGTGAAGGTCTACGAGGCCATCGTCAAGGGCGAGAACATCCCCGAGCCCGGCATTCCCGAGTCCTTCAAGGTGCTCATCAAGGAAATGCAGTCGCTCTGCCTCAACGTGGAGGTGCTGTCCTCGGACGGCATGTCCATCGAGATGCGCGACACGGACGAGGACGTCTTCCGCGCGGCGGAGGAGCTCGGAATCGACCTGTCCCGGCGCGAGCCGAGCAGCGTCGAAGAGGTCTGA
- the rpsL gene encoding 30S ribosomal protein S12, translated as MPTIQQLVRKGRQDKVEKNKTPALEGSPQRRGVCTRVFTTTPKKPNSALRKVARVRLTSGIEVTAYIPGEGHNLQEHSIVLVRGGRVKDLPGVRYKIIRGSLDTQGVKNRKQARSRYGAKKEK; from the coding sequence GTGCCTACGATTCAGCAGCTGGTCCGGAAGGGCCGGCAGGACAAGGTCGAGAAGAACAAGACGCCCGCGCTCGAGGGTTCGCCCCAGCGCCGCGGCGTCTGCACGCGTGTGTTCACGACCACCCCGAAGAAGCCGAACTCCGCGCTCCGGAAGGTCGCGCGTGTGCGTCTGACCTCCGGCATCGAGGTCACGGCCTACATCCCGGGTGAGGGACACAACCTGCAGGAGCACTCCATCGTGCTCGTGCGTGGTGGCCGTGTGAAGGACCTGCCGGGTGTTCGTTACAAGATCATCCGCGGCTCCCTTGACACCCAGGGTGTCAAGAACCGCAAGCAGGCCCGCAGCCGCTACGGCGCCAAGAAGGAGAAGTAA
- the rplL gene encoding 50S ribosomal protein L7/L12, whose protein sequence is MAKLSQEDLLAQFEELTLIELSEFVKAFEEKFDVTAAAAVAVAGPAQGGPAAEAEAEQDEFDVILTAAGDKKIQVIKVVRELTSLGLKEAKDLVDGAPKPVVEKVAKEAAEKAAESLKAAGASVEVK, encoded by the coding sequence ATGGCGAAGCTCAGCCAGGAAGACCTGCTCGCCCAGTTCGAGGAGCTCACCCTCATCGAGCTCTCCGAGTTCGTTAAGGCCTTCGAGGAGAAGTTCGACGTCACCGCCGCCGCGGCCGTCGCCGTTGCCGGTCCCGCCCAGGGTGGCCCCGCCGCCGAGGCCGAGGCCGAGCAGGACGAGTTCGACGTCATCCTCACCGCCGCCGGTGACAAGAAGATCCAGGTCATCAAGGTCGTGCGTGAGCTGACCTCCCTCGGCCTGAAGGAGGCCAAGGACCTCGTCGACGGCGCCCCGAAGCCCGTCGTCGAGAAGGTCGCCAAGGAGGCCGCCGAGAAGGCTGCCGAGTCCCTCAAGGCCGCCGGCGCCTCCGTCGAGGTCAAGTGA
- the rplK gene encoding 50S ribosomal protein L11 — protein MPPKKKKITGLIKLQINAGAANPAPPVGPALGQHGVNIMEFCKAYNAATESQRGMVVPVEITVYDDRSFTFITKTPPAAKLILKAAGVDKGSGEPHKTKVAKLTAAQVREIATTKLPDLNANDLDAASKIIAGTARSMGITVEG, from the coding sequence ATGCCTCCCAAGAAGAAGAAGATCACGGGGCTTATCAAGCTCCAGATCAACGCCGGTGCGGCCAACCCGGCCCCGCCGGTCGGCCCCGCACTGGGCCAGCACGGCGTCAACATCATGGAGTTCTGCAAGGCCTACAACGCCGCGACCGAGTCGCAGCGTGGCATGGTCGTGCCGGTGGAGATCACGGTCTACGACGACCGCTCCTTCACCTTCATCACCAAGACTCCGCCGGCCGCGAAGCTGATCCTCAAGGCCGCGGGTGTGGACAAGGGCTCCGGCGAGCCGCACAAGACCAAGGTTGCCAAGCTGACGGCCGCCCAGGTCCGCGAGATCGCCACGACGAAGCTCCCCGACCTGAACGCCAATGACCTCGACGCCGCGTCGAAGATCATCGCCGGCACCGCCCGTTCCATGGGCATCACGGTCGAAGGCTGA
- the rpsG gene encoding 30S ribosomal protein S7 yields the protein MPRKGPAPKRPVIIDPVYGSPLVTSLINKILLNGKRSTAERIVYGAMEGLREKTGADPVITLKRALENVKPSLEVKSRRVGGATYQVPIEVKPGRAATLALRWVVGYSRARREKTMTERLMNELLDASNGLGAAVKKREDTHKMAESNKAFAHYRW from the coding sequence ATGCCTCGTAAGGGCCCCGCCCCGAAGCGCCCGGTCATCATTGACCCGGTCTATGGTTCTCCTCTTGTCACCTCGCTGATCAACAAGATCCTGCTCAACGGCAAGCGCTCCACCGCCGAGCGGATCGTGTACGGCGCCATGGAAGGCCTCCGCGAGAAGACCGGCGCTGACCCGGTCATCACGCTGAAGCGCGCGCTTGAGAACGTCAAGCCCTCGCTCGAGGTCAAGTCCCGCCGTGTCGGTGGCGCCACCTACCAGGTGCCGATCGAGGTCAAGCCCGGTCGTGCCGCCACTCTGGCGCTGCGCTGGGTCGTCGGTTACTCCCGTGCCCGTCGCGAGAAGACGATGACCGAGCGGCTCATGAACGAGCTGCTCGACGCCTCCAACGGTCTTGGCGCTGCCGTCAAGAAGCGCGAGGACACCCACAAGATGGCCGAGTCGAACAAGGCCTTCGCGCACTACCGCTGGTAG
- the rplA gene encoding 50S ribosomal protein L1 — MKRSKNLRAADAKIDRARNYAPLEAVRIAKDTASTKFDSTVEVAFALGVDPRKADQMVRGTVNLPHGTGKTARVLVFATGDRAAAAEAAGADIVGADELIDEVAKGRLDFDAVVATPDLMGKVGRLGRVLGPRGLMPNPKTGTVTPDVVKAVNDIKGGKIEFRVDKHSNLHFIIGKTSFDETKLVENYAAALDEILRLKPSAAKGRYIKKATLATTMGPGIPLDANRTRNLLVEEDPASV, encoded by the coding sequence GTGAAGCGCAGCAAGAACCTCCGCGCTGCGGACGCCAAGATCGACCGGGCGCGGAACTACGCCCCGCTCGAGGCCGTCCGTATCGCCAAGGACACCGCCTCCACGAAGTTCGACAGCACCGTCGAGGTCGCGTTTGCCCTGGGTGTTGACCCGCGCAAGGCCGACCAGATGGTCCGTGGCACCGTGAACCTCCCGCACGGCACCGGCAAGACCGCCCGGGTCCTGGTCTTCGCGACCGGTGACCGTGCTGCGGCCGCGGAAGCCGCGGGCGCCGACATCGTCGGCGCCGACGAGCTCATCGACGAGGTGGCGAAGGGCCGTCTGGACTTCGACGCCGTCGTCGCGACCCCGGACCTCATGGGCAAGGTCGGCCGCCTCGGCCGCGTGCTCGGTCCGCGTGGTCTGATGCCGAACCCGAAGACCGGCACCGTCACCCCCGATGTCGTGAAGGCTGTCAACGACATCAAGGGCGGCAAGATCGAGTTCCGCGTCGACAAGCACTCGAACCTGCACTTCATCATCGGCAAGACCTCGTTCGACGAGACCAAGCTGGTGGAGAACTACGCAGCGGCGCTGGACGAGATCCTCCGTCTGAAGCCGTCCGCCGCCAAGGGCCGCTACATCAAGAAGGCCACCCTGGCCACCACGATGGGCCCCGGCATCCCGCTGGACGCCAACCGCACCCGTAACCTCCTCGTCGAGGAGGACCCGGCCTCCGTCTGA
- a CDS encoding DNA-directed RNA polymerase subunit beta' gives MLDVNFFDELRIGLATADDIRTWSHGEVKKPETINYRTLKPEKDGLFCEKIFGPTRDWECYCGKYKRVRFKGIICERCGVEVTRAKVRRERMGHIELAAPVTHIWYFKGVPSRLGYLLDLAPKDLEKVIYFAAYMITFVDEERRTRDLPSLEAHVSVERQQVENRRDSDLENRAKKLETDLGELEAEGAKADVRRKVREGAEREMKQLRDRAQREIDRLDEVWSRFKNLKVQDLEGDELLYRELRDRFGTYFDGCMGAAALQKRLESFDLDEEAERLREIIRTGKGQKKTRALKRLKVVSAFLQTSNKPKGMVLDCVPVIPPDLRPMVQLDGGRFATSDLNDLYRRVINRNNRLKRLLDLGAPEIIVNNEKRMLQEAVDALFDNGRRGRPVTGPGNRPLKSLSDMLKGKQGRFRQNLLGKRVDYSARSVIVVGPQLKLHQCGLPKAMALELFKPFVMKRLVDLNHAQNIKSAKRMVERGRTVVYDVLEEVIAEHPVLLNRAPTLHRLGIQAFEPQLVEGKAIQIHPLVCTAFNADFDGDQMAVHLPLSAEAQAEARILMLSSNNILKPADGRPVTMPTQDMVLGLFFLTTDGELRDTKGEGRAFGSTAEAIMAFDAGELALQSSVDIRFPVGTIPPRGWVPPVAEEGEPEYQPGDTFRLRTSLGRALFNELLPEDYPFVDYSVGKKQLSEIVNDLAERYPKVIVAATLDNLKAAGFHWATRSGVTVAVSDIVVPEAKKAIVKGYEDQDEKVQKQYERGLITKDERTQELIAIWTKATNEVAEAMNANFPKTNPIFMMVDSGARGNMMQMRQIAGMRGLVSNAKNETIPRPIKASFREGLTVLEYFISTHGARKGLADTALRTADSGYLTRRLVDVSQDVIIREEDCGTDRGLKLKIAVKGADGVLRKTDDVETSVYARMLAEDVVVDGKVIAPANVDLGDVLIDALVGAGVEEVKTRSVLTCESAVGTCAFCYGRSLATGKLVDIGEAVGIIAAQSIGEPGTQLTMRTFHTGGVAGDDITQGLPRVVELFEARTPKGVAPISESAGRVRIEETEKTKKLVVTPDDGSEEIPFPISKRARLLVGEGDHVEVGQKLTVGATNPHDVLRILGQRAVQVHLVGEVQKVYNSQGVSIHDKHIEIIIRQMLRRVTIIESGDAELLPGELVERSKFETENRRVVQESGHPASGRPQLMGITKASLATESWLSAASFQETTRVLTDAAINAKSDSLIGLKENVIIGKLIPAGTGLSRYRNIRVEPTEEAKAAMYSAVGYDDIDYSPFGTGSGQAVPLEDYDYGPYNQ, from the coding sequence GTGCTCGACGTCAACTTCTTCGACGAGCTGCGGATCGGCCTTGCCACCGCGGACGACATCCGGACCTGGTCCCACGGCGAAGTGAAGAAGCCGGAGACCATCAACTACCGCACGCTCAAGCCCGAAAAGGACGGACTCTTCTGCGAGAAGATCTTCGGTCCGACCCGGGACTGGGAGTGCTACTGCGGCAAGTACAAGCGTGTCCGATTCAAGGGCATCATCTGTGAGCGCTGTGGCGTCGAGGTAACTCGCGCCAAGGTGCGCCGTGAGCGCATGGGCCACATCGAGCTTGCCGCTCCCGTCACCCACATCTGGTACTTCAAGGGCGTCCCGTCGCGCCTGGGCTACCTGCTGGACCTCGCGCCGAAGGACCTCGAAAAGGTCATCTACTTCGCCGCGTACATGATCACGTTCGTCGACGAGGAGCGCCGCACGCGCGACCTCCCGTCGCTGGAGGCTCACGTCTCCGTCGAGCGCCAGCAGGTCGAGAACCGTCGCGACTCGGACCTCGAGAACCGCGCCAAGAAGCTCGAGACCGACCTCGGCGAGCTGGAGGCCGAGGGCGCCAAGGCCGACGTGCGCCGCAAGGTGCGCGAAGGTGCCGAGCGTGAGATGAAGCAGCTGCGCGACCGTGCGCAGCGCGAGATCGACCGTCTCGACGAGGTGTGGAGCCGCTTCAAGAACCTCAAGGTCCAGGACCTCGAGGGCGACGAGCTGCTCTACCGCGAGCTGCGTGACCGCTTCGGCACGTACTTCGACGGCTGCATGGGTGCTGCTGCTCTGCAGAAGCGCCTGGAGTCGTTCGACCTCGACGAGGAGGCCGAGCGCCTCCGCGAGATCATCCGTACCGGCAAGGGCCAGAAGAAGACCCGTGCGCTCAAGCGCCTCAAGGTCGTCTCCGCGTTCCTGCAGACCAGCAACAAGCCCAAGGGCATGGTGCTCGACTGCGTGCCGGTCATCCCGCCGGACCTGCGTCCGATGGTGCAGCTGGACGGTGGCCGCTTCGCGACCTCCGACCTGAACGACCTGTACCGCCGTGTGATCAACCGCAACAACCGCCTCAAGCGTCTCCTTGACCTCGGTGCCCCCGAGATCATCGTGAACAACGAGAAGCGGATGCTGCAGGAGGCCGTCGACGCGCTGTTCGACAACGGCCGCCGCGGTCGCCCGGTCACCGGTCCCGGTAACCGCCCGCTCAAGTCCCTCAGCGACATGCTGAAGGGCAAGCAGGGTCGATTCCGTCAGAACCTTCTCGGTAAGCGTGTGGACTACTCCGCGCGTTCCGTGATCGTCGTCGGCCCGCAGCTCAAGCTGCACCAGTGCGGTCTGCCGAAGGCCATGGCGCTGGAGCTCTTCAAGCCGTTCGTGATGAAGCGCCTGGTGGACCTGAACCACGCGCAGAACATCAAGTCGGCCAAGCGCATGGTCGAGCGCGGCCGCACGGTCGTGTACGACGTCCTGGAAGAGGTCATCGCCGAGCACCCGGTTCTCCTGAACCGTGCGCCGACGCTGCACCGTCTCGGCATCCAGGCCTTCGAGCCCCAGCTGGTCGAGGGCAAGGCCATCCAGATCCACCCGCTCGTCTGCACCGCGTTCAACGCGGACTTCGACGGTGACCAGATGGCCGTGCACCTTCCGCTCTCCGCGGAGGCGCAGGCCGAGGCCCGCATCCTGATGCTGTCCTCGAACAACATCCTGAAGCCGGCCGACGGTCGTCCCGTCACCATGCCTACGCAGGACATGGTGCTGGGTCTGTTCTTCCTGACCACCGACGGTGAGCTCCGTGACACCAAGGGCGAGGGCCGCGCGTTCGGCTCCACGGCCGAGGCGATCATGGCGTTCGACGCCGGCGAGCTGGCGCTCCAGTCGTCCGTCGACATCCGCTTCCCGGTGGGCACCATCCCGCCGCGTGGCTGGGTGCCGCCGGTCGCCGAGGAGGGCGAGCCCGAGTACCAGCCGGGTGACACCTTCCGGCTGCGGACGAGCCTGGGCCGCGCGCTCTTCAACGAGCTGCTGCCCGAGGACTACCCGTTCGTCGACTACTCGGTCGGCAAGAAGCAGCTCTCCGAGATCGTCAACGACCTCGCCGAGCGCTACCCCAAGGTCATCGTGGCGGCGACGCTCGACAACCTGAAGGCGGCGGGCTTCCACTGGGCGACCCGTTCCGGCGTCACCGTGGCCGTCTCCGACATCGTCGTGCCCGAGGCCAAGAAGGCCATCGTCAAGGGCTACGAGGACCAGGACGAGAAGGTCCAGAAGCAGTACGAGCGCGGTCTGATCACCAAGGACGAGCGCACGCAGGAGCTCATCGCGATCTGGACCAAGGCGACCAACGAGGTTGCCGAGGCGATGAACGCGAACTTCCCCAAGACGAACCCCATCTTCATGATGGTTGACTCGGGTGCCCGAGGAAACATGATGCAGATGCGTCAGATCGCCGGTATGCGTGGTCTGGTGTCCAACGCCAAGAACGAGACGATTCCTCGTCCCATCAAGGCGTCCTTCCGTGAGGGCCTCACCGTTCTGGAGTACTTCATCTCCACGCACGGTGCCCGTAAGGGTCTGGCGGACACCGCCCTGCGTACCGCCGACTCGGGTTACCTGACCCGTCGTCTGGTGGACGTCTCGCAGGACGTGATCATTCGCGAGGAGGACTGCGGCACGGACCGCGGCCTCAAGCTGAAGATCGCGGTCAAGGGTGCCGACGGCGTGCTCCGCAAGACGGACGACGTCGAGACCTCGGTGTACGCCCGCATGCTCGCCGAGGACGTCGTCGTCGACGGCAAGGTCATCGCGCCTGCCAACGTCGACCTCGGTGACGTCCTGATCGACGCCCTGGTGGGCGCCGGCGTCGAGGAGGTCAAGACCCGCTCGGTCCTGACCTGTGAGTCCGCGGTCGGCACCTGTGCCTTCTGCTACGGACGCTCGCTCGCCACCGGCAAGCTGGTCGACATCGGTGAGGCGGTCGGCATCATCGCCGCCCAGTCCATCGGTGAGCCCGGTACCCAGCTGACGATGCGTACCTTCCACACCGGTGGTGTGGCCGGTGACGACATCACCCAGGGTCTGCCCCGAGTCGTCGAGCTCTTCGAAGCCCGTACGCCGAAGGGTGTCGCCCCGATCTCGGAGTCCGCAGGCCGGGTCCGGATCGAGGAGACCGAGAAGACCAAGAAGCTCGTGGTCACGCCGGACGACGGCAGCGAGGAGATCCCGTTCCCGATCTCCAAGCGCGCCCGTCTGCTGGTGGGCGAGGGCGACCACGTCGAGGTGGGCCAGAAGCTCACCGTGGGTGCCACCAACCCGCACGACGTGCTGCGGATCCTCGGTCAGCGCGCGGTCCAGGTCCACCTGGTCGGCGAAGTCCAGAAGGTCTACAACTCGCAGGGCGTGTCGATCCACGACAAGCACATCGAGATCATCATCCGGCAGATGCTCCGCCGCGTGACGATCATCGAGTCCGGCGACGCGGAACTGCTGCCGGGCGAGCTCGTCGAGCGCTCGAAGTTCGAGACCGAGAACCGTCGTGTGGTCCAGGAGAGCGGTCACCCCGCCTCCGGCCGACCGCAGCTGATGGGTATCACCAAGGCCTCGCTGGCGACGGAGTCGTGGCTGTCCGCGGCTTCCTTCCAGGAGACGACCAGGGTTCTGACGGACGCGGCGATCAACGCCAAGTCCGACTCCCTGATCGGCCTCAAGGAGAACGTCATCATCGGTAAGCTCATCCCGGCCGGTACGGGTCTGTCCCGCTACCGCAACATCCGGGTCGAGCCGACCGAAGAGGCCAAGGCCGCGATGTACTCGGCCGTCGGCTACGACGACATCGACTACTCGCCGTTCGGCACGGGCTCCGGCCAGGCCGTTCCGCTGGAGGACTACGACTACGGTCCGTACAACCAGTAA
- the rplJ gene encoding 50S ribosomal protein L10 gives MARPDKAAAVAELADQFRSSNAAVLTEYRGLTVAQLKQLRRSLGENAQYAVVKNTLTKIAANEAGIDTLDDLFAGPTAVAFVTGDPVESAKGLRDFAKDNPNLIIKGGVLDGKALSADEIKKLADLESREVLLAKLAGAMKGKQTQAAQLFQALPSKFVRTAEALRAKREEQGGAGTPAPAEAAE, from the coding sequence ATGGCAAGGCCCGACAAGGCTGCAGCGGTAGCCGAGCTCGCGGACCAGTTCCGCAGCTCGAACGCCGCCGTGCTGACCGAGTACCGGGGTCTCACCGTGGCACAGCTCAAGCAGCTGCGCCGTTCGCTCGGTGAGAACGCCCAGTACGCCGTGGTGAAGAACACGCTGACCAAGATTGCGGCCAACGAGGCCGGGATCGACACGCTGGACGACCTGTTCGCAGGTCCGACGGCGGTTGCCTTCGTCACCGGTGACCCGGTGGAGTCGGCGAAGGGTCTTCGTGACTTCGCCAAGGACAACCCCAACCTCATCATCAAGGGCGGTGTCCTTGACGGTAAGGCGCTGTCCGCCGATGAGATCAAGAAGCTCGCGGACCTCGAGTCCCGCGAGGTTCTGCTCGCCAAGCTGGCCGGCGCCATGAAGGGCAAGCAGACTCAGGCTGCGCAGCTCTTCCAGGCTCTGCCGTCGAAGTTCGTCCGCACCGCGGAAGCTCTTCGTGCCAAGCGGGAAGAGCAGGGCGGTGCCGGTACTCCGGCTCCCGCCGAGGCTGCCGAGTAA